In Geotrypetes seraphini chromosome 11, aGeoSer1.1, whole genome shotgun sequence, the genomic window AATCCTTATCAGTGGGACTTGTTttccataaaggaaaaaaaatatatataaatcaaAAATTTCAAATGAAGTGCAGGGTAAATGATAAGTTTCTGTGATTGTTATGTGACATAAGAGTTAAATTCTGCAAATGAAAGCAGCTGTCAGCATCTGTCCATATAGTCTCAATAGTCATCTGAATCCACTTCTGCTTCTTGCCTtgccttgagagccagagccaatgCACTGTGTGCATTTGTTTCCAGATGTTGCTCATGTTCTTctgcatctgcctgttgcctagCCCGCATTGCAAGTGCCAGGGCCCCAGACTGCAGCCCTTGGGGCTGCTCTGTGTTTGTGAAAAAAGAAAGATACTAAATATTTCAGTAACTGTAGATGTTAAAATACAAGATTTTGTCATTAGTAACAAATTACAATCTTATCAATAAATGCAGTTTCAAATCTCACTAAAGTAATCCAAAGTCTTTCGCAGTTGTCAGACTTTTCAAAgtaccaacaacaacaacaaaaatattcAGAATGTGATCTATCAAGCCTGAAACAAGACATTTGTGATCTCAAAACACTCATGTATTACATTCTTTCTGtcagctttttaaaaaatcacaaccGATAAAGATGCCAGTTTTCTCCAGGATCAATATGGCCCCTACAACTCTGCATAAAAAACAATATTGTAAAATTATATTGTCAAGAAGGTAACTCTGAATAGACTGCACTGTTTGCAAAATACAGGGGCACTTTTAGCCCACAGCTAGTTTTCAAAGGAAATCACCTAGGTCAGTAGTCTTCACTAATTGAGTCAAGGCCATTTTAGATCCAAAATTAAAAGACACTCACTAACTATCTTCCTATGCAAAGCTGTGCCACTGCTGATCAGCATGCGTCAATGACATTCATCCCTTCTAGCCTGCCTTCAAAATTTTCCCTTAGGGGTATCTTCAGAGAAGTAGGTGTTCCtaaaagtgttttcttctgctgagaAATACCTTGTGCTTCAAAGCATGTTGCTCTCGCTCCAATCCACTTTCCCTTTTCTTTCACAAGCTTAGGTTAAGAGGCAAAGAAGAATCAAGGATAAAACCAGAATGTTTTAGGGGCCATCTTGTAAGTCTCCATGAGCGCCATTAGCCTCtgggccttgcactgaagaacactgaccaCACTTTCCTGTGTTTTCCTCTGAAAATCTACAGCTACAAAGGATGCCTGCTCAAAACACCCAGAAACTCTGCATCTGTTCTTTGTGTGGTCTGCCAAGTGTGGGCAAAATGGCACATGTGCATTCGGTTTTCAAAATATACTTATATATGCTATCTTTTCCCCTCTGATTTAAACTCATTTACAGCAATGTCACTTTTTAAAATCAATGAATGCCCTTAACCAGGCAAAGAGCCTATTTTCTCAGGGTAAATGGCATAGAAAATTGCCCACAAAATATTCCTGCAATTTCATTTAAAATGGTAAATTAATTTTGAAATTCAAAGTAGAGAGACACCTGGTGTTTATTTAACATGGACAGAAAGGAGGACATTTAAAGAAAATCCTGCTGATCTACATACACTTATTCTCTCCTGACCTTTCTACCCTATCCAACTCACATATAAACCCTGGTAGCCTAGTGGATCCCCCCTCTTCCCACCCCCAAACACAAAGCCCTAGTCATCGAGTAGAGCCTCCCCTCTTCGCTCCCCCTACTTCTAACATAAAAAATAAATCTGCAGTAATCCAGTGGATCCCCTCTCATCcttgagccccctccccccacatctaTCTCAAGAGTAGAAAGGCAGGAGCAATATTCACTCTTGCCTCCAGCACTATCATTTGAAATGACAGATCCTGAGGCACTGCTAGGGGTCAGTCTAACAAACAAGGCACCACCATGTTAAATGAAAgcagtgtcagaaacaggaatgAGTGAGCATTGCTCCTGCCTTTAGGAACTTGAAAACATCTCTTGCTAGGTTTTTATGAATTTGTAGCTGTCTAGGGTTTCTTTTTCTTGTATTTgtacttgcctttgtctgtaaaCAGGTTATTTTACTTACCTCTAGAGTACTGCACATTCTCTTCACTCTTATTCAAGGCCTGAAAATGAAAA contains:
- the TMC5 gene encoding transmembrane channel-like protein 5 isoform X4; translated protein: METYIKIITYLYWQIIQGRKIMIKLLQEQIVNGGKDKMFLLQKLHKLQEMDGFNTGHSSVKQYHKALNKSEENVQYSREQPQGLQSGALALAMRARQQADAEEHEQHLETNAHSALALALKARQEAEVDSDDY
- the TMC5 gene encoding transmembrane channel-like protein 5 isoform X5 — protein: MFLLQKLHKLQEMDGFNTGHSSVKQYHKALNKSEENVQYSREQPQGLQSGALALAMRARQQADAEEHEQHLETNAHSALALALKARQEAEVDSDDY